In the genome of Tetrapisispora phaffii CBS 4417 chromosome 14, complete genome, one region contains:
- the GCV3 gene encoding glycine decarboxylase subunit H (similar to Saccharomyces cerevisiae GCV3 (YAL044C); ancestral locus Anc_7.25), translating into MFSVARTAFQKNSLKLFLRCQSTNALTKTQLPFTYTASGPSLIKYTTEHEWIAAHEDGTAFIGITKYAADALGDVTYVELPEAGSDIAEGDTISSIESVKSASEIYQPIAGSLTEANQNLENSPQLINEDPLGAGWIAKIKIKDAKDLENPELLSLEQYEKSLAEDNH; encoded by the coding sequence atgttttctGTTGCCAGAACAGCTTTTCAAAAAAACtcattgaaattgtttCTCAGATGCCAATCCACTAATGCTTTGACCAAGACTCAATTGCCCTTTACTTACACTGCTTCCGGCCCCTCTTTGATCAAGTACACTACTGAACACGAATGGATTGCTGCGCATGAAGACGGTACTGCTTTTATTGGTATCACCAAATATGCTGCCGATGCATTAGGTGACGTTACATATGTTGAATTGCCAGAAGCTGGTTCTGATATTGCAGAGGGTGATACCATTTCTTCTATTGAATCTGTCAAGTCTGCTTCTGAAATATATCAACCAATTGCTGGTTCGCTCACTGAGGCTAACCAGAATTTGGAAAACTCTCCACAATTGATCAACGAGGATCCATTGGGTGCAGGCTGGATTGCCAAGATCAAGATTAAGGATGCCAAAGATTTGGAAAATCCAGAACTGCTATCCTTGGAACAGTACGAAAAATCATTAGCTGAAGATAACCATTGA
- the PTA1 gene encoding RNA-processing protein PTA1 (similar to Saccharomyces cerevisiae PTA1 (YAL043C); ancestral locus Anc_7.28), with protein sequence MAVLPEIEQLAKARELAMENSPQDMLPKVLETSLALYRNASTSQELKLELAVFYSKLYTDILNHEQISNIEKPFIASKNFDYLWDICKAMDDELVFKNCTFAFAKCYPMLFDIVAKTSNQKLWDSMQEMKQFIISKWSPPYNSASLSMMFVDTILLDLPKNIGSKLAIAKFMAEVIIVQTSATPSSSSGSSNKSNTDVQTDVSISSVPNSHPVISNKAQLDAEAKKLLNLLLNYLVEEPIMVPTMFMGVIDCLSFIIKSRPQSAIRISSALLRFNIDAKFQIKETSSLNYRLSKRFVERSYKNFVQFCLKAQLIKNSGQMSTIYTKLSKISQTLHVIGEETKSKGILNYDKTQYKKPITDKEKKKYLQLLQKKQAQRQAAPSPSSSNSNSSSNSSAIDAGTSSSNSNSNSSSALTHTVSPPVPEESTSTVDRTTQQLMDLQNYTLSKNSIPNFFNSSPIAFDNSYGAIYSLMNSKNSNQDISKLSQDTMIKLCSEAFYNTSASKLISALSIVASRYTDLMTKNPQTGKKRKFDVEGEVFENESNKRIKNEDEEDEDEEEDEYNIDEENLEVSNSDQNEIGYMKPLELSEDDKMKHLKRIVSRIMNIKDSENGADSTTFINKDIDPLQKVKLLQWDNKESWLHILTRLAIRGVSHDNQMSNLIRETIYNYFLEDINERISVAIEWLNEEWFYETFSSEQEPDVKEEDGEDESNYRKWSLKLLDGLVPFIENKHRRLFIRLISELPSFSQEHIDMIRPICLDPARSSLGFQSLKFLIMFRPPVKPFIKNFLEQIKNDDNSMAEQCDAILSKYYQETPV encoded by the coding sequence ATGGCGGTGTTACCTGAGATCGAACAATTGGCTAAGGCCAGGGAACTGGCGATGGAGAACAGTCCACAGGATATGTTGCCTAAGGTTCTGGAGACATCGTTGGCGCTGTACCGTAACGCTAGCACCAGCCAGGAGTTGAAGTTGGAGCTGGCCGtgttttattcaaaattatacACTGATATTTTGAATCATGAACAGATAtctaatattgaaaaaccTTTTATTGCCTCGAAGAACTTTGACTATTTGTGGGATATTTGTAAAGCAATGGATGATGAGCTGGTGTTCAAGAACTGTACGTTTGCGTTTGCAAAATGCTACCCTATGTTATTTGACATTGTGGCCAAGACTTCGAATCAAAAATTGTGGGATTCGATGCAGGAGATGAAACAgtttataatatcaaaatgGAGTCCTCCATATAATTCAGCTTCATTGAGCATGATGTTTGTCGACACGATCCTGTTGGACTTGCCAAAAAACATTGGTTCAAAATTAGCCATCGCAAAATTTATGGCCGAAGTCATCATTGTCCAAACATCTGCGACTCCAAGTTCATCTAGTGGatcatcaaataaatcaaatactGATGTACAAACGGATGTAAGTATATCATCTGTGCCAAATAGCCATCCTGTTATTTCTAATAAAGCGCAATTGGATGCCGAGGCCAAGAAACTATTGAACTTGCTATTAAACTATTTAGTAGAAGAGCCAATTATGGTTCCTACAATGTTCATGGGTGTAATCGACTGTTTGTCCTTTATTATCAAGAGTAGACCCCAGTCGGCAATACGCATCTCTTCTGCTCTACTGAGATTTAATATTGATGCGAAATTCCAGATAAAAGAGACTTCATCGTTAAACTATAGATTATCAAAGAGATTTGTGGAACGTTCTTACAAAAATTTCGTTCAATTTTGCTTAAAGGCTCAATTGATCAAGAATTCAGGTCAAATGTCAACTATTTACacaaaattatcaaaaatatcacAGACATTACATGTCATTGGTGAAGAGACTAAAAGTAAAGGTATTCTAAACTATGACAAGACACAATATAAAAAACCAATAACTGACAAggagaaaaagaaatactTGCAATTGTTGCAGAAAAAACAAGCACAAAGACAGGCAGCACCAAGCCCTTCGTCCTCCAATTCAAACTCATCATCTAATAGTTCTGCAATAGATGCAGGTACGTCGAGCTCAAATAGCAATAGCAACAGCTCGAGTGCATTGACCCATACTGTTAGTCCACCAGTGCCTGAAGAGAGTACATCCACCGTTGATAGAACCACACAACAATTGATGGATCTTCAGAACTATACGTTAAGTAAAAACTCGATACctaatttcttcaactcGTCTCCAATTGCATTTGACAACTCATACGGTGctatttattcattaatgAACAGTAAAAACTCAAATCAAGATATATCCAAGTTATCTCAGGATACTATGATCAAGCTGTGTAGTGAAGCTTTCTACAACACATCTGCGTCAAAATTGATATCAGCTTTATCCATTGTAGCGTCCAGATACACAGATCTTATGACCAAAAACCCACAAACTGgtaagaaaagaaaatttgaTGTGGAAGGTGAAGTGTTCGAAAATGAATCTAATAAAAGGATAAAAAATGAGGATGAGGAAGATGAGGATGAGGAAGAAGATGAGtataatattgatgaagagAACCTAGAGGTTTCAAATTCTGATCAAAATGAGATAGGCTATATGAAACCATTAGAATTATCTGAAGATGACAAAATGAAACATTTAAAGAGGATTGTCAGTAGAATCATGAATATCAAAGACTCTGAAAATGGAGCAGATAGTACCacatttataaataaagacATTGATCCATTGCAAAAAGTTAAGTTATTGCAATGGGACAACAAAGAATCGTGGTTACACATACTTACTAGATTAGCTATCAGAGGTGTTAGCCACGATAATCAGATGAGTAACTTAATAAGAGAAACAATATACAATTACTTCCTTGAGGATATAAATGAAAGGATATCAGTAGCCATCGAATGGCTGAATGAAGAATGGTTTTACGAGACCTTTTCATCTGAGCAAGAACCTGACGTCAAAGAAGAGGACGGTGAAGATGAAAGCAACTACAGAAAATGGTCCTTAAAACTGTTGGACGGTTTAGTCCCATTCATCGAAAACAAGCATAGAAGGTTATTCATCAGATTAATCAGTGAGTTACCAAGCTTCTCACAAGAGCACATCGATATGATTAGACCCATCTGTCTGGACCCAGCAAGAAGTTCCCTAGGGTTCCAATCTCTGAAATTTCTGATAATGTTCAGACCACCAGTGAAACCATTTATCAAGAACTTCTTGgaacaaattaaaaacGACGACAACTCAATGGCAGAACAGTGCGACGCCATCCTGTCAAAGTATTACCAAGAGACCCCAGTTTGA
- the HAP5 gene encoding Hap5p (similar to Saccharomyces cerevisiae HAP5 (YOR358W); ancestral locus Anc_7.29) produces the protein MKKSDEDVARAAGDGERVDGQYMEGAEVEEEEEYDVFHNVGQGLVGQHRELLIQYWQDLINEIEVTNEQDSGFKDDFKSHSLPLARIKKVMKTDEEVRMISSEAPILFAKACEIFITELTMRSWCVSESNKRRTLQKADIAEALQKSDMFDFLIDVVPRSQPPS, from the coding sequence ATGAAGAAATCGGATGAAGACGTGGCAAGAGCTGCTGGTGACGGAGAGCGTGTGGATGGGCAGTATATGGAAGGTGCGGAAGTCGAGGAGGAGGAAGAGTACGACGTGTTTCACAATGTGGGCCAAGGACTGGTGGGCCAACACCGAGAGCTGTTGATACAGTACTGGCAGGATCTCATCAATGAGATAGAGGTTACTAATGAACAGGACTCTGGATTTAAGGACGACTTCAAGTCCCACTCGCTGCCCTTGGCGCGGATCAAGAAGGTGATGAAGACCGATGAAGAGGTCAGGATGATCAGCTCCGAGGCTCCCATCCTGTTTGCCAAGGCCTGTGAGATATTTATAACCGAACTGACCATGAGGAGCTGGTGTGTGTCGGAATCCAACAAGAGGAGGACACTGCAGAAAGCAGACATTGCTGAGGCCTTGCAGAAGAGCGATATGTTCGACTTTCTGATCGATGTCGTTCCAAGGAGCCAGCCTCCCAGCTGA
- the SNX3 gene encoding Snx3p (similar to Saccharomyces cerevisiae SNX3 (YOR357C); ancestral locus Anc_7.30): protein MPEFKSFSTLERDSLSRSHKELTVNEIYAEPDNFLEIDVINPVTHLPQDSSDTRGMFTDYEIVCRTNIPSFNKGATRVRRRYSDFEFFRKCLIKELSMLSHPKVIIPNLPGKILLGTRFSEEAIEERRKGLSKWMKSIAGHPILQLGSKSLVRFIENDKFIG from the coding sequence ATGCCAGAGTTCAAATCGTTTAGTACACTGGAGAGAGACTCGCTGTCGAGATCCCATAAAGAACTGACTGTCAATGAGATATATGCTGAGCCTGATAACTTTCTCGAGATCGATGTCATCAACCCTGTGACACACTTGCCCCAGGACAGCTCCGACACCAGGGGGATGTTCACCGACTACGAGATCGTGTGCCGCACGAACATCCCCAGCTTCAACAAAGGTGCCACCCGTGTCAGGAGGAGGTACTCAGACTTTGAATTCTTCAGGAAATGTCTCATCAAGGAGCTGTCGATGCTGTCGCACCCAAAGGTCATCATACCGAACTTGCCGGGCAAGATCTTGCTGGGTACCCGATTCAGCGAGGAGGCCATCGAGGAGAGGAGGAAGGGACTCAGCAAGTGGATGAAGTCGATTGCTGGCCATCCGATTTTGCAATTGGGGTCCAAGTCTCTGGTCAGGTTCATCGAGAACGACAAGTTCATCGGCTAG
- the TPHA0N00300 gene encoding endoplasmic reticulum-Golgi intermediate compartment family protein (similar to Saccharomyces cerevisiae ERV46 (YAL042W); ancestral locus Anc_7.31), producing MSEKKTKLAKFDAFSKTDEDVRIRTRLGGIITLGCILTAIYLLGGEWAAFNEVTSVPRLVVDKDRSIDLNMNLDISFPFIPCDIINLDIMDDAGGLQLDILDSGFKKTRLDPNGKQLEFREFDLKDNSKRIVSEKGPNYCGSCYGAIDQSHNDEEGAKKVCCNTCEDVRLAYVTANWAFFDGKNIEQCEDEGYVKRINEHLNEGCRVTGKAKINRVKGNIHFAPGKPMQNSKGHLHDTSLYEKSPNMNFKHIIHHFSFGEPIDRKAKSKGADVLTNPLDDYDVQPNIDTHYHQFSYYMKVVPTRYEYLNRMVVETAQFSVTFHDRPLRGGKDEDHPNTIHARNGIPGVFFFFDISSIKVINNEQITQTWSGFILNCIITIGGVLAVGSMVDRLSYKAQKTYWGKKST from the coding sequence ATGAGTGAGAAGAAGACAAAATTGGCAAAATTCGATGCCTTTTCAAAGACTGACGAAGACGTCAGGATTCGTACCAGGTTAGGTGGGATCATTACATTGGGTTGCATTTTGACTGCTATATACTTACTTGGCGGGGAATGGGCTGCTTTCAACGAGGTCACAAGTGTGCCACGATTGGTGGTCGACAAAGACCGTAGCATTGATTTGAACATGAACTTGGACATCTCGTTTCCTTTTATTCCTTGTGATATTATAAATCTAGACATCATGGACGATGCAGGTGGTTTACAATTGGATATACTGGACTCAGGGTTTAAGAAAACTAGGTTAGATCCTAACGGGAAACAATTGGAATTCAGAGAGTTCGATTTGAAGGATAATAGTAAAAGAATTGTTTCAGAGAAAGGACCAAATTACTGTGGTTCATGTTATGGCGCCATTGATCAATCTCATAACGACGAAGAAGGTGCTAAAAAGGTCTGTTGTAATACTTGCGAAGATGTTCGGTTGGCGTATGTTACAGCTAATTGGGCATTCTTTGATGGGAAAAACATTGAACAATGCGAAGATGAAGGTTACGTAAAGAGAATTAATGAACATTTGAATGAAGGCTGTAGGGTCACTGGTAAGGCAAAGATAAATAGGGTTAAAGGCAATATCCATTTTGCTCCTGGAAAGCCAATGCAAAACTCAAAGGGCCATTTACATGATACTTCCTTATATGAAAAGAGCCCAAATATGAATTTTAAACATATCATACATCATTTTAGTTTTGGTGAACCTATTGACAGAAAAGCCAAATCAAAAGGTGCTGATGTATTGACAAATCCATTAGATGACTATGATGTCCAACCAAATATTGATACAcattatcatcaattttCCTATTATATGAAAGTTGTGCCAACAAGATACgaatatttgaatagaATGGTAGTAGAAACTGCACAATTTAGTGTTACATTTCATGATAGACCATTAAGAGGAGGTAAAGATGAAGACCATCCAAATACTATTCATGCGAGAAATGGTATACCAGGTGTGTTCTTTTTTTTCGACATCTCCTCCATTAAAGTTATCAACAATGAACAAATTACACAAACATGGTCGGGATTCATCTTAAACTGTATTATTACAATCGGTGGGGTCCTAGCAGTTGGATCAATGGTTGACAGACTATCTTATAAAGCTCAAAAAACTTATTGGGGAAAGAAATCCACATGA
- the CIR2 gene encoding electron-transferring-flavoprotein dehydrogenase (similar to Saccharomyces cerevisiae YOR356W; ancestral locus Anc_7.33), protein MLRVAFSKRLLRTVPEHSRVIASSITTEGVTGVITNGSYAEYNDIPRKVSKRWFSSTRISAFSYANIVKSMEMKFDDLTVKEKQILTEERAIDKVDVCIVGGGPAGLATAIRLKQLDLEKGEGNLRIVVLEKASSMGGHTVSGVILEPIAFRELFPDSEYYNDTDNTKENGIPLPADIVTKVTGENLKFFLSPKIGLPVPEPPQMVNKNKNFIASLSQVTAHLAEKAEELGVEIYPGIAVSDIIYGKTKDTNETYVKGVATKDLGIAKTGRPKANFERGLEFHARQTVFAEGCHGSLTKNIIKQFDLRNGRQNQSYGLGIKEVWEVKDENFKPGFIAHTMGYPLTNDVYGGGFQYHFGKNLVAVGIVVGLDYKNPWVSPYQEFQKLKSMPFYTKVLKDGKCIEYGARALNEGGLQAIPKLYFPGGLLVGASAGFMNVPKIKGTHTAMKSGILAAEEMFNVIKELPSLEELEESSVEELVDQPINLESYELAFKNSWAYKELYEVRNIRPSFNSALGGYGGMAYSGIDSYVFKGRVPWTFGFHKSDAKITKLAKDYKPIQYPQPDGKITFDIMTSVSRTGTFHDEDERCHLRVADQNLEKHASVSYKNWKGIESRFCPAGVYEYVKDEKSALGVKFVINSQNCIHCKTCDIKDPSQDINWEVPEGGDGPKYTVT, encoded by the coding sequence ATGTTGAGAGTAGCTTTTTCCAAGAGGCTGTTAAGAACTGTCCCTGAACATTCTAGAGTAATCGCATCTAGTATAACCACAGAAGGTGTCACTGGTGTGATTACCAATGGATCATATGCtgaatataatgatatacCACGTAAAGTTTCCAAGAGATGGTTTTCAAGTACTAGAATAAGTGCATTTTCCTATGCTAATATTGTGAAGTCAATGGAAATGAAATTTGATGACCTTACAGTGAAAGAGAAACAGATATTGACAGAAGAAAGGGCAATTGATAAAGTTGATGTGTGTATTGTTGGTGGTGGCCCTGCAGGTTTAGCTACTGCCATAAGACTAAAGCAGTTGGATTTGGAAAAGGGAGAGGGAAATTTAAGAATCGTTGTTTTAGAGAAGGCCAGCAGCATGGGTGGACATACTGTTTCTGGTGTTATTTTGGAACCAATTGCCTTTAGAGAATTGTTTCCAGACTCTGAGTACTACAATGATACTGATAATACTAAGGAAAATGGAATTCCTCTGCCAGCTGATATAGTTACAAAAGTTACTGGAGAAAACTTGAAGTTTTTTCTGTCACCTAAAATAGGTTTACCTGTCCCTGAACCTCCACAAATGGTTAATAAGAACAAAAACTTTATTGCTTCTTTGTCTCAAGTGACTGCTCATTTGGCTGAAAAGGCAGAAGAACTAGGTGTCGAAATCTACCCAGGCATTGCAGTTTCAGATATCATATATGGCAAGACAAAGGACACCAATGAAACTTATGTCAAGGGTGTGGCTACTAAAGACCTTGGCATTGCTAAAACTGGGAGACCAAAGgctaattttgaaagagGTTTAGAATTTCATGCAAGACAAACTGTTTTTGCTGAAGGTTGTCACGGTTCGTTAACGAAAAACattataaaacaatttgATCTACGTAACGGAAGGCAAAATCAATCCTATGGTCTTGGTATTAAAGAGGTATGGGAAGTGAAAGACGAAAACTTTAAACCTGGATTTATTGCACATACAATGGGTTATCCATTAACTAATGATGTATATGGTGGTGGATTCCAATATcattttggaaaaaattTGGTTGCAGTAGGTATAGTAGTAGGTCTAGATTATAAAAATCCATGGGTATCACCTTATCAGgaatttcaaaagttgAAATCAATGCCATTTTACACCAAAGTCTTAAAGGACGGTAAATGTATTGAATATGGTGCCAGGGCATTAAATGAGGGTGGATTACAAGCTATCCCTAAATTATACTTCCCTGGTGGTTTGTTAGTTGGTGCTTCTGCAGGTTTTATGAATGTGCCAAAAATCAAAGGTACTCACACAGCAATGAAATCAGGTATACTAGCAGCAGAAGAGATGTTTAACGTCATTAAAGAATTACCTTCTCTTGAAGAATTGGAGGAATCTTCTGTTGAAGAATTGGTTGATCAACCTATAAATTTGGAATCATATGAACTGGCCTTTAAGAATTCATGGGCATACAAAGAATTATATGAAGTCAGAAATATCAGACCATCATTTAATAGTGCTCTAGGTGGGTATGGTGGGATGGCTTATTCCGGTATAGATTCCTATGTTTTTAAAGGAAGAGTTCCTTGGACATTCGGTTTTCATAAATCTGATGctaaaattacaaaattgGCTAAGGACTATAAACCGATCCAATACCCTCAACCTGACGGCAAAATAACATTTGATATAATGACCTCAGTTTCCAGAACAGGTACTTTCcatgatgaagatgaaagaTGCCATTTACGAGTTGCAGATCAAAATCTTGAAAAACATGCCAGTGTTTCttataaaaattggaaaGGTATCGAATCGAGATTCTGTCCTGCTGGCGTATATGAATACGTCAAAGATGAAAAGTCAGCACTCGGTGTAAAATTTGTGATTAACTCTCAAAACTGTATTCATTGCAAAACGTGTGATATCAAAGATCCTTCTCAAGATATCAACTGGGAAGTCCCAGAAGGTGGTGACGGTCCAAAGTATACAGTCACATAA
- the GDS1 gene encoding Gds1p (similar to Saccharomyces cerevisiae GDS1 (YOR355W); ancestral locus Anc_7.34) has protein sequence MSDFDLARYINAPDSSQSSVIESSKADEEQVQTRENDGQYQYITLNSKIKDYSKNTTEEHVLNIPVTYNRPVPLKEKLPVNRNDDVLYKVFLLLYEHDKDINMRHPTGYQHQEGMTVKQLCNQLVKQDPSLLKISTKLSNLVSAKLNAYIKRLEKGELILTYGLSREWSNSSPRRMLYSYKGVLADNYQKYTSSAINKRIIRQQQMHQFERLQLKHSQSAHNLIQAQREEYNHTPVHMASTPTFVPVSNRKNSIQNDPKLGQNQEISNDIMNTFEQLNKYLDPLKTSNAPFEEQGSETNKDRPAEDNFEFPKNQEYEIPYYVSPILESSNYLQEMAPIKTETNDTFTNPNLDAYRQISKTTPSESSFSSRNTYTAVNTLDNEKISSNSKKGNGYLKQIVNKKTSTYRQNCLPQNCFAQAMVTLGEETGNISNISINNEVSSNGENGSGNTFTANNDGENASIEYQNNPSEYVTAAAAAPKIPISHNILTGKRESLGPEYLNIFNLDDLLSQTPINKLTEDIIDVNKEPEHIQNQILPLNQNFNINIPHTNSNTSINTLQRANSKDTDFGWHHDL, from the coding sequence ATGAGTGATTTTGATTTGGCAAGGTATATTAATGCACCCGATTCTTCACAGTCATCTGTAATTGAGTCTTCGAAGGCTGACGAAGAGCAAGTTCAGACACGGGAAAACGATGGCCAGTACCAATATATAACTTTAAactcaaaaataaaagattaCTCGAAAAACACAACAGAAGAGCATGTTCTGAACATTCCGGTGACGTACAACAGGCCTGTGCCTTTGAAGGAAAAACTTCCAGTAAATAGGAATGATGATGTGCTCTATAAAGTTTTCTTATTGCTGTATGAGCACGATAAAGACATAAATATGCGGCATCCGACTGGCTACCAACACCAAGAAGGGATGACGGTTAAGCAATTATGCAATCAACTAGTCAAGCAAGATCCATCACTCTTGAAGATATCAACAAAATTGTCTAATCTCGTCTCTGCTAAACTTAATGCATACATAAAAAGGCTCGAAAAGGGAGAACTGATTTTAACGTACGGCCTATCTAGGGAATGGTCTAATTCGTCTCCCAGAAGAATGTTATACTCATACAAAGGCGTTTTAGCAGATAATTATCAAAAGTATACATCCAGTGCTATCAATAAACGAATAATACGTCAACAGCAAATGCACCAGTTTGAGAGACTTCAACTTAAGCACAGTCAAAGTGCACACAACCTGATACAAGCTCAGAGAGAAGAATATAATCACACGCCAGTACATATGGCATCTACACCAACGTTCGTTCCTGTATCAAACAGAAAAAACTCAATACAAAATGATCCAAAATTGGGGCAAAATCAAGAAATTAGCAACGATATCATGAATACATTCgaacaattaaataaataccTCGATCCATTAAAGACTTCAAATGCGCCATTTGAAGAGCAAGGCTCTGAAACTAATAAAGATAGACCAGCCgaagataattttgaatttcctAAAAACCAAGAATACGAAATTCCTTATTATGTCTCACCAATTCTAGAATCAAGTAATTATCTCCAAGAAATGGCACCCATTAAAACTGAAACGAATGATACTTTTACTAATCCTAATTTAGATGCTTATCGTCAAATATCAAAGACGACTCCTTCAGAATCATCTTTCTCTTCAAGAAATACATATACTGCAGTTAATACTTTAGATAATGAGAAGATATCAAGTAACTCAAAAAAAGGAAACGGGTATTTGAAGCAGATAGTGAACAAAAAAACCAGTACATACCGACAGAACTGTCTTCCTCAGAATTGTTTTGCTCAAGCTATGGTTACATTAGGTGAAGAAACAGGCAATATTTCAAACATATCTATCAACAATGAAGTTTCTTCCAATGGAGAAAATGGTTCAGGAAACACTTTCACCGCTAACAATGATGGCGAAAACGCTTCAATTGAATACCAGAATAATCCTTCTGAGTATGTTactgctgctgctgctgcaCCAAAAATCCCCATTTCacataatatattaacagGTAAACGAGAAAGTCTAGGACCTGAATacttgaatatatttaacttGGATGACCTATTATCTCAAACACCAATCAATAAGCTCACTGAAGATATTATCGATGTCAACAAAGAGCCAGAACACATTCAAAACCAAATATTACCACTAAATCAGAACTTCAACATCAACATACCACATACCAACAGCAACACAAGCATCAACACTTTACAGAGGGCAAATTCAAAGGATACTGATTTCGGTTGGCACCATGATCTATAA